The Bacillota bacterium sequence GGGGGGGCGATGGCCGCCCGGGTGCTTACGTATCAACATGTAGGCCTGTTATTGACCCAACATTCATAATGGTGCTGATTTCGTCGCTCATTACGATTATAACCGCCGTTCCTTTAGGAATCGTTGTAAGCCGTCCCCGGTTTCGGCTTACCGGGATCGTAATCGAAAATGTGGTAAATATTGCGCAGACCGTTCCAAGTATCGCGGTCCTGGCCTTATTTTTTACCTTTTTCGGGTTGGGTTTCAATACTGCTGTTTTTGCTCTGTGGTTGTATTCTTTGCTCCCCATTCTCCGGAACACTTATGCCGGGATGAAACTTGTTCCTCTTGAAACCATCGAAGCCGCAAAGGGAATGGGAATGTCCCCCCGGCGCATCTTAACCAGAGTCGAGCTTCCTCTCGCGGCGGCTGTAATCCTGGCCGGGATCC is a genomic window containing:
- a CDS encoding ABC transporter permease; amino-acid sequence: MLISSLITIITAVPLGIVVSRPRFRLTGIVIENVVNIAQTVPSIAVLALFFTFFGLGFNTAVFALWLYSLLPILRNTYAGMKLVPLETIEAAKGMGMSPRRILTRVELPLAAAVILAGIRTAVVINVGTATLATFIGAGGLGHLIVTGITVQRHELLLTGSILSALLAIFCDYLLGGLEALVRSE